From a region of the Rhodococcus sp. 4CII genome:
- a CDS encoding GlxA family transcriptional regulator: MHTSPHPHRVAILVYDGVKLLDVAGPAEVFAEANRCGADYQIVLLSPTGADVASSIGITLSVGGDAKSELAPDTFLVAGGDIYPRTAIARDLVEATGALATRAARVGSICTGAFILGAAGLLEGKRATTHWKVAHELAARHPTTHVEPDSIYVRDGTTYTSAGVSAGLDLALALVEEDHGPDLTRDVARRLVVYLQRAGGQSQFSAPLQGPPPRTPALRRIVDLVTADPAGNHSLTELARHLNVSPRHLTRLFRTELSTTPARYVELVRFDLAKAMLDQGHNATQAASLAGFPSYESLRRVFVRELSMSPAAYQRRFGTARRVDAG; this comes from the coding sequence GTGCACACGAGCCCCCATCCGCATCGGGTCGCGATCCTGGTCTATGACGGGGTGAAGCTGCTCGACGTCGCAGGCCCCGCCGAGGTGTTCGCGGAGGCCAATCGGTGCGGCGCCGACTACCAGATTGTGCTGTTGTCGCCGACGGGTGCCGATGTTGCATCGTCTATCGGAATCACACTTTCCGTTGGCGGCGACGCAAAATCGGAGCTGGCCCCCGACACCTTCCTCGTAGCCGGCGGCGACATCTACCCGCGAACCGCCATCGCTCGTGACCTCGTCGAGGCCACGGGCGCGCTGGCGACGCGAGCTGCTCGGGTCGGCTCCATTTGCACAGGGGCATTCATCCTCGGCGCGGCCGGTCTCCTGGAGGGCAAGCGCGCGACCACGCACTGGAAAGTCGCACACGAGCTTGCCGCCCGGCACCCGACCACCCACGTCGAACCCGACTCGATTTATGTTCGCGACGGCACGACGTACACGTCCGCGGGCGTGAGCGCCGGCCTCGACCTCGCGCTGGCGCTGGTCGAGGAGGACCATGGCCCCGATCTTACGCGCGACGTCGCCCGACGCCTGGTGGTCTACTTGCAGCGCGCGGGCGGACAATCACAATTCTCGGCTCCACTCCAAGGGCCACCTCCGCGAACACCAGCCCTTCGCCGAATTGTGGATCTGGTGACGGCGGACCCCGCCGGGAACCACTCCCTCACCGAACTCGCCAGGCACCTCAACGTGAGCCCTCGACATCTCACGCGACTCTTTCGCACCGAGTTGTCCACCACACCTGCCCGGTATGTCGAGCTGGTCCGATTCGACTTGGCGAAGGCGATGCTCGACCAGGGACACAATGCAACGCAGGCAGCATCACTCGCCGGATTCCCCAGCTACGAGAGCCTACGTAGAGTCTTCGTGCGGGAGTTGTCGATGTCGCCGGCCGCCTACCAACGCCGCTTCGGCACCGCGCGCCGCGTCGACGCCGGGTAG
- a CDS encoding HD domain-containing protein codes for MTETIAGVMIPDTKLVSEATELVRDAAPPLLFDHSRRVYLFGMLQGQQRGIVPDPELLYVGAMFHDLGLTEQYRRTDQRFEVDGADEAARFLASQGLPDDVVRRVWTSIALHTTPGIPEFMEPEVALVAAGVETDVLGIGYHDLEQSVIDAVTDAHPRPDFKRRILAAFTEGFKDRPGTTFGTVNADVLGHFLPGFVRDDFVKIIESNAWAE; via the coding sequence ATGACCGAAACCATTGCTGGAGTAATGATTCCCGATACAAAACTTGTCTCGGAGGCGACCGAGTTGGTCCGCGACGCCGCCCCGCCACTGCTGTTCGATCATTCCCGCCGCGTTTACCTGTTCGGTATGTTGCAGGGGCAACAACGGGGGATCGTTCCGGATCCGGAACTCTTGTATGTGGGAGCGATGTTTCATGATCTAGGCCTGACGGAGCAGTACCGCCGCACCGATCAGCGGTTCGAGGTCGACGGGGCCGACGAAGCTGCTCGATTCCTTGCCTCCCAGGGTCTTCCCGACGACGTCGTGCGGCGGGTGTGGACCTCGATCGCCCTCCACACCACGCCTGGGATTCCCGAGTTCATGGAGCCTGAGGTGGCACTGGTGGCGGCCGGCGTGGAGACCGATGTGCTCGGGATCGGATATCACGATCTCGAACAGAGTGTGATCGATGCAGTGACCGATGCTCATCCTCGGCCTGATTTCAAGCGGCGAATTCTGGCCGCGTTCACAGAGGGATTCAAGGATCGGCCCGGCACGACCTTCGGGACCGTCAATGCCGACGTTCTGGGCCACTTTCTTCCAGGGTTCGTCCGCGACGACTTCGTGAAGATAATCGAATCGAACGCGTGGGCGGAGTGA
- a CDS encoding TetR/AcrR family transcriptional regulator → MADKKVIIDPHESVETDNARGGRPRNPNLDDAIIEATRRRLVIDGYSRMTLGDIASDAGVTRPTLYRRWPGKFELVVDALDFGFRAQRATYPDLELGKLRPFEAFTEAIRRVDPSYFNPDAMILMGNFMGEALRTPELLEIVREHAVEPRVNLVEGVLTDLRSRGEVRDDIDPHTVATMCFGSYYAAFLRGDSDREDLAEKVAATLWPGIAVSQT, encoded by the coding sequence ATGGCGGACAAGAAAGTCATCATCGACCCGCACGAAAGCGTGGAAACCGATAATGCGCGCGGGGGCCGTCCACGCAACCCGAACCTGGACGACGCGATCATCGAGGCCACTCGTCGACGTCTCGTCATCGACGGGTATTCGAGAATGACATTGGGCGATATTGCATCAGATGCAGGCGTCACCCGTCCCACTCTCTATCGGCGGTGGCCGGGAAAGTTCGAGCTCGTCGTCGACGCCCTCGACTTCGGATTCCGCGCCCAACGCGCGACCTATCCGGATCTGGAGCTCGGGAAATTACGGCCGTTCGAAGCCTTCACCGAGGCGATCCGGCGGGTTGACCCAAGCTACTTCAACCCCGACGCGATGATTCTCATGGGCAACTTCATGGGTGAGGCCCTGCGAACGCCCGAGCTACTCGAGATCGTGCGTGAACATGCCGTGGAACCACGGGTGAATTTGGTCGAAGGCGTGCTGACCGATCTACGCAGCCGGGGCGAAGTACGCGACGATATCGATCCCCACACCGTGGCCACCATGTGCTTCGGCAGCTACTATGCCGCCTTTCTCCGGGGTGACAGCGATCGAGAAGATCTAGCCGAGAAGGTCGCAGCGACCCTGTGGCCCGGGATCGCCGTCTCACAGACCTAG
- a CDS encoding nitroreductase, translating to MTVEQALLSRRSVRAFLPTPVPRHDVERLLALAARSASNSNCQPWQVHVVTGSVKTRLTSALLAAHDSEGRVSVREYNYQPKPDEWAEPFRTRRRRFGEGLYGNALGIAASDSAARLAHHRRNYDFFGAPVGIILTVSRHPLDGALVDAGLFLQALMLAARGAGLDTCPQAAFIDFHPVLRDRLDIPEDQLIVCGLALGYADRKHRLNEHSTTREAVASFATFYGDAP from the coding sequence ATGACCGTCGAGCAGGCGCTGCTGAGCAGGCGAAGTGTTCGTGCCTTCCTTCCGACGCCGGTACCGCGCCACGACGTCGAACGCCTACTCGCATTGGCAGCGCGATCTGCCAGCAATTCCAATTGTCAGCCGTGGCAGGTCCATGTCGTGACCGGTTCGGTGAAGACGCGCCTGACATCCGCGCTACTCGCTGCGCACGACTCCGAGGGGCGTGTGAGTGTGCGGGAGTACAACTACCAACCCAAGCCGGACGAATGGGCGGAGCCGTTTCGCACTCGTCGTCGTAGATTCGGTGAGGGTCTGTACGGCAATGCCTTGGGCATCGCGGCGTCGGACTCTGCGGCCAGACTGGCACACCATCGGCGCAACTACGACTTCTTCGGTGCTCCCGTCGGCATCATTCTCACGGTCAGTCGGCATCCACTCGACGGTGCTCTCGTGGACGCGGGCCTGTTCCTGCAAGCCCTGATGCTCGCCGCCCGCGGTGCGGGACTCGACACCTGCCCTCAGGCGGCATTCATCGACTTCCACCCGGTTCTGCGCGACCGCCTCGATATCCCCGAGGATCAGCTGATCGTGTGCGGGCTTGCGCTGGGGTACGCAGACCGCAAGCATCGACTGAACGAACACAGCACCACCCGTGAGGCTGTCGCGTCCTTCGCGACGTTCTACGGCGACGCCCCATAG
- a CDS encoding MaoC family dehydratase, producing the protein MKTLNGIDELYAVANTRFGYSSWHTLTQEKIDTFADATGDHQWIHVDPSRAADGPFGATIAHGHLLASMIPMLVWEVYAVDGVRMGINYGSNKVRFPAPVPVGSRIRAAVDITDVETVPSGVQVVTAVTIERENADKPVCVAEIVSIYVPK; encoded by the coding sequence ATGAAGACACTCAACGGAATCGACGAACTGTATGCCGTGGCGAACACTCGCTTCGGCTACTCGTCATGGCACACCCTCACCCAGGAGAAAATCGACACGTTCGCTGACGCGACGGGTGACCACCAGTGGATTCACGTCGATCCCTCACGGGCTGCTGACGGACCGTTCGGCGCCACCATCGCCCACGGACATCTGCTGGCCTCGATGATCCCGATGCTTGTATGGGAGGTCTACGCCGTCGACGGCGTCCGAATGGGAATCAACTACGGGTCGAACAAGGTTCGATTCCCAGCACCTGTACCCGTCGGCTCACGGATTCGGGCTGCGGTTGACATAACAGACGTTGAAACCGTTCCCTCGGGAGTCCAAGTCGTCACAGCAGTCACGATCGAACGCGAGAACGCCGACAAGCCGGTTTGTGTTGCCGAGATCGTTAGCATCTACGTTCCGAAGTAA
- a CDS encoding carboxymuconolactone decarboxylase family protein: MTSVNLGKQHPSVYQSLMKLDTEVRAALDAAGVDPLLVELVKIRVSQLNGCAFCLRLHTRDSLAKGETADRLAVLAAWWESQYFTDQERAALALAEQVTSLAVPERRTWDDGSLNDAQVSAVSWLATVMNAWNRVAITSHYPVAP, encoded by the coding sequence ATGACCAGCGTAAATCTCGGTAAGCAGCACCCGTCCGTGTACCAGAGTCTGATGAAGCTGGACACCGAGGTGAGGGCCGCCCTGGACGCGGCGGGAGTGGACCCGCTCCTCGTGGAATTGGTGAAGATCCGCGTCTCTCAACTCAACGGCTGCGCGTTCTGCCTTCGTCTGCACACCCGCGACTCTCTTGCCAAGGGAGAGACTGCGGATCGACTCGCGGTCCTCGCGGCGTGGTGGGAGTCGCAGTACTTCACCGATCAGGAGCGCGCGGCGCTCGCTCTCGCCGAACAGGTCACCTCCCTCGCCGTTCCGGAACGGCGAACCTGGGATGACGGCTCCCTCAACGACGCACAGGTGTCCGCGGTCAGCTGGCTCGCGACCGTGATGAACGCCTGGAACCGAGTCGCGATCACCAGCCACTACCCGGTTGCGCCGTAA
- a CDS encoding recombinase family protein produces MYIGYARVSTDQQDLTAQQQALLALGDSPERIYVDHGLTGANRQRPGLQNALAACRNTDTLVVTKLDRLARSLPDARDIVDELTARHACLQIGAALHDPTDPVGRLLFNVLAMVAEFEGDLIRARTREGMRIAKAKGYLKGKKPKLNPRQEGHLVELDASGEYSTAELADLFSVGRSTVYRAIKRARRPRDGSSEASA; encoded by the coding sequence ATGTACATCGGATATGCACGAGTATCCACCGATCAGCAAGACCTAACCGCACAGCAGCAGGCTCTGCTGGCACTCGGGGATTCACCGGAACGGATCTACGTCGATCACGGCTTGACCGGAGCCAATCGCCAGCGGCCCGGCCTGCAGAACGCGCTTGCAGCCTGCCGGAACACCGACACCCTCGTGGTGACCAAGTTGGATCGCCTGGCTCGTTCGTTGCCGGATGCCCGGGACATCGTCGACGAGCTGACTGCTCGGCACGCGTGCCTGCAGATCGGGGCCGCGTTGCACGATCCCACCGACCCGGTCGGCCGCCTGTTGTTCAACGTCCTGGCAATGGTCGCCGAGTTCGAAGGCGACCTGATTCGGGCACGAACGAGGGAGGGGATGCGGATCGCGAAGGCGAAAGGATACCTCAAGGGCAAGAAACCGAAGCTCAACCCACGGCAGGAAGGACACCTCGTCGAGCTGGACGCGTCAGGCGAGTACTCGACCGCCGAACTCGCCGATCTGTTCTCGGTTGGTCGGTCGACGGTGTACCGGGCGATCAAACGCGCCCGCCGACCTCGCGACGGCTCCTCGGAAGCCAGTGCCTAG
- a CDS encoding MFS transporter: MASELSSSHTSVTETSVGELIDGRPVGRFHYLLLALAGAVMFLDGFDTQAISFVAPAIAREWGLPVSSLGPIFSAAIVGLMVGYLCLAPLAQRSGQRRAVIVCTATFGILTLLCAIAESPLQLIALRFLTGAGLGAAIPSLVGLVSEFAPARRRSSFVMFIYCWYAFGFVAAGVVSGLVIPLWGWRAMFVVGGAVPVVLLMFLLRYFPESPRYLLQRGAGDRAHATLRRLDPNLPSDAIVLTDAPGLSHPEATSKEKVSAVLDLVRGRWLLNTLLLWLAFGANLAAFYAIQSWLPTIVGSLGESSRVVIATTVLTTVGGIAAAVLIGPAMDRTSPFRTLGVVYLVGAVFVALLGWVLGGAGTGVLLVSAFLTGTCVTGGQMSVIALAAVLYPTDMRPTGVGWALGIGRLGGIAAPLIVGSALGAGISPREVFFALAIILVAAGLCVLALERRVRTQRRAAS; this comes from the coding sequence ATGGCCTCTGAACTCTCGAGTTCGCACACATCCGTCACCGAGACAAGCGTCGGTGAACTCATCGACGGGCGGCCCGTGGGCCGCTTCCACTACCTTCTGCTCGCGCTCGCCGGCGCGGTCATGTTCCTCGATGGCTTCGACACTCAGGCAATCAGTTTTGTCGCCCCTGCGATCGCACGCGAGTGGGGTCTACCTGTTTCCTCCCTGGGGCCAATCTTTTCCGCGGCCATCGTCGGCCTGATGGTCGGATACCTGTGCCTTGCGCCGCTGGCCCAGCGATCCGGGCAGCGACGCGCGGTCATCGTCTGCACCGCGACATTCGGAATCTTGACCCTCCTGTGCGCGATCGCAGAATCACCGCTTCAGCTGATCGCACTGCGATTCCTCACCGGAGCTGGGCTCGGCGCCGCCATTCCCAGCCTCGTCGGTCTGGTCAGTGAGTTCGCACCGGCGCGGCGCCGCTCATCCTTCGTGATGTTCATCTACTGCTGGTACGCCTTCGGATTCGTCGCAGCCGGTGTCGTCTCCGGACTGGTCATCCCGCTGTGGGGGTGGCGCGCGATGTTCGTCGTCGGGGGCGCCGTACCTGTGGTGCTGTTGATGTTCCTGCTGCGCTACTTCCCGGAATCCCCCCGATACCTGCTCCAACGCGGTGCCGGCGACCGCGCCCACGCCACGTTGCGCCGCCTCGATCCCAACCTGCCCTCCGATGCCATCGTCCTGACAGATGCGCCAGGCCTCAGTCACCCCGAGGCAACCTCGAAGGAGAAGGTCTCGGCTGTTCTCGACCTCGTACGAGGCCGGTGGTTGCTGAACACCCTTCTGCTTTGGCTTGCATTCGGTGCAAACCTGGCAGCGTTCTATGCCATCCAGAGCTGGCTTCCGACAATCGTTGGCTCCCTGGGCGAATCGTCACGTGTCGTCATCGCAACCACCGTTCTCACGACGGTTGGTGGCATCGCGGCCGCTGTCCTCATCGGCCCTGCGATGGACCGAACCAGCCCATTTCGCACCCTCGGGGTGGTCTATCTTGTCGGTGCCGTATTCGTGGCCTTGCTCGGATGGGTGCTCGGCGGCGCCGGCACGGGTGTGCTCCTGGTTTCCGCCTTCCTCACGGGGACTTGCGTTACCGGAGGCCAGATGAGCGTGATCGCCTTGGCGGCTGTTCTGTATCCGACCGACATGCGCCCGACCGGAGTGGGGTGGGCACTCGGAATCGGCCGACTCGGCGGAATCGCCGCCCCCCTGATCGTCGGTTCCGCGCTGGGCGCGGGTATTTCGCCTCGCGAGGTCTTCTTCGCGTTGGCAATCATCCTCGTCGCCGCGGGCCTCTGCGTGCTAGCCCTCGAACGGCGCGTGCGAACTCAGCGCCGCGCAGCGAGCTGA
- a CDS encoding DoxX family protein, which yields MSAFDFAMLLLRVGLGLTMAAHGYHKIFLAGRLSGNAKWFESLGMRPGHLHARVAAGTEIAAGLALVVGLFTSVAAAAFVALMLVAAWTVHRTKGFYVMTSGWEYTFVIATTAVCVAMLGAGQISIDQMLFGANPADGWAGLVLAAGVGILAGVTQLLLFYRPSKIETVA from the coding sequence ATGAGTGCATTCGATTTCGCCATGTTGCTGCTACGCGTCGGCCTCGGGCTCACGATGGCCGCTCACGGGTATCACAAGATATTTCTCGCCGGCCGGCTTTCAGGCAATGCCAAGTGGTTCGAAAGCTTGGGCATGCGCCCGGGCCACCTGCATGCACGGGTGGCCGCCGGGACCGAGATCGCCGCAGGCCTTGCGCTGGTGGTGGGACTATTCACCTCCGTCGCGGCGGCAGCGTTTGTGGCGCTGATGCTGGTGGCTGCGTGGACTGTGCACCGCACGAAGGGCTTTTACGTGATGACGTCGGGGTGGGAATACACCTTCGTCATTGCCACAACGGCCGTGTGCGTTGCCATGCTCGGTGCAGGACAGATCAGCATCGATCAGATGCTTTTCGGCGCCAACCCGGCCGACGGGTGGGCCGGCCTCGTCCTTGCGGCAGGGGTCGGAATCCTCGCCGGCGTCACCCAGCTTCTCCTGTTCTATCGACCGTCGAAGATCGAGACAGTGGCGTAA
- a CDS encoding acyltransferase family protein gives MNSVATPERRPRSERRRSGGANGNDTSFRPDIEGLRAVAVLAVVLFHAGVPGIGGGFVGVDVFFVVSGFLISGLLWREVAATGRVRLARFYGARARRLLPAGCLVLAATALGAAVLLPPLQARAVLGDGIASALYVGNVRFAVHGTDYLAADAPPSPFQHFWSLGVEEQFYLLWPALIIGVACLVRRRRRRPDHGTVRSRPDDAAPSTGPYLVVLAVVAAASFAVSLDWTRTLPPWAFFSLPARAWELAVGGVVALTVHHWRRLPSVIAATAGWVGLALIVAACVRLGERTPYPGTAALLPVVGTVLVIGAGCATPRLGVGRGLAAPPLRAVGRVSYSWYLWHWPVLLLAPAALGHPLGLSDRMLAVALAGGLAVLTLHLVENPVRFAEPLRHSAARSLALGGTATTLAVCAALVLLMMRPIPVGHGAAAAALTVSAPPVSAAAAVDPHEAAVQQVTAQVQAAVAESAGLAAIPSNLTPSLADAPADKPAVFVNGCVRSWLEVGQDECASGEVASPTTVALVGDSHAAMWSPAFETAAAQRHWRLETLGKVTCPLLDLPLISPYLGREYTECEQWRGEVVDRLRTERPELIVLSMSRRYGGDFGFTVYGQAWLDSLTRLVAQLRATGAAVLVLGPIPDPQSTVPTCLSAHLDDATACSPDTPVAIDAAGVAAEATATAAGGGHYADLTTLFCTAHRCPVIVGNTLVYRDDNHLTLEHAQALTPVVTALAERALAAN, from the coding sequence GTGAACAGTGTTGCGACTCCGGAGCGGCGTCCCCGGTCCGAGCGCCGCCGGTCCGGCGGTGCGAACGGAAACGACACCTCCTTCCGTCCGGACATCGAGGGCCTGCGGGCGGTTGCGGTGCTGGCCGTCGTGCTCTTCCACGCCGGAGTGCCCGGAATCGGCGGTGGGTTCGTGGGCGTCGACGTCTTCTTCGTCGTCTCCGGTTTCCTGATCAGCGGACTGCTGTGGCGGGAGGTGGCGGCCACCGGCCGCGTCCGACTCGCCCGGTTCTACGGCGCCCGGGCCCGCCGGTTGCTGCCTGCCGGCTGCCTCGTGCTGGCCGCCACCGCGCTCGGCGCGGCGGTGTTGTTGCCGCCGCTGCAGGCCCGCGCGGTCCTTGGCGACGGGATCGCCAGTGCGCTCTACGTCGGCAATGTCCGGTTCGCCGTGCACGGCACCGACTATCTGGCCGCCGACGCGCCCCCGTCACCGTTCCAGCACTTCTGGTCCCTCGGCGTCGAGGAACAGTTCTACCTGCTGTGGCCGGCACTGATCATCGGAGTCGCCTGCCTCGTCCGCCGCCGGAGACGACGCCCCGACCACGGCACGGTCCGGTCCCGGCCCGACGATGCCGCGCCGTCGACGGGGCCGTACCTGGTTGTTCTTGCGGTGGTCGCCGCAGCGTCGTTCGCGGTCTCCCTCGACTGGACCCGGACGCTGCCGCCGTGGGCGTTCTTCTCGCTGCCCGCCCGGGCCTGGGAACTGGCGGTCGGCGGCGTGGTGGCGCTGACCGTGCACCACTGGCGCCGCCTGCCGTCGGTGATCGCCGCGACGGCCGGGTGGGTGGGTCTCGCGCTGATCGTGGCGGCGTGCGTTCGACTCGGCGAGCGGACGCCCTATCCGGGCACCGCCGCGCTGCTCCCCGTGGTGGGCACGGTCCTGGTGATCGGGGCCGGGTGCGCGACACCCCGGCTCGGTGTCGGGCGCGGGCTCGCGGCGCCGCCGCTGCGCGCGGTCGGCCGGGTGTCGTATTCCTGGTATCTGTGGCACTGGCCGGTGCTGCTGCTCGCTCCGGCCGCGCTCGGCCACCCGCTCGGACTCTCCGACAGAATGCTGGCGGTGGCGCTCGCCGGTGGCCTCGCCGTTCTCACGTTGCACCTGGTGGAAAACCCTGTCCGGTTCGCGGAACCACTGCGCCACTCCGCGGCCCGGAGCCTCGCCCTCGGTGGCACCGCCACCACCCTCGCCGTCTGCGCAGCCCTCGTACTGCTCATGATGCGGCCGATCCCGGTCGGCCACGGTGCCGCGGCCGCGGCACTGACCGTCTCGGCGCCACCGGTGTCGGCCGCCGCGGCCGTCGACCCGCACGAGGCGGCGGTGCAGCAGGTGACCGCGCAGGTGCAGGCGGCGGTCGCGGAATCGGCCGGACTGGCGGCGATCCCGTCGAATCTGACCCCCTCACTCGCCGACGCGCCCGCCGACAAACCGGCCGTGTTCGTCAACGGATGCGTGCGCTCGTGGCTCGAGGTCGGCCAGGACGAGTGCGCCTCCGGTGAGGTGGCCTCCCCGACCACGGTCGCCCTGGTCGGCGACTCCCACGCCGCGATGTGGTCCCCGGCGTTCGAAACAGCCGCCGCACAACGGCACTGGCGGCTCGAAACCCTGGGCAAGGTGACCTGCCCCCTGCTGGACCTCCCGCTGATCAGCCCCTACCTCGGCCGGGAATACACCGAGTGCGAGCAATGGCGCGGCGAGGTGGTCGACCGACTCCGGACCGAACGGCCGGAGCTGATCGTGCTGAGCATGTCCCGCCGGTACGGCGGCGACTTCGGTTTCACCGTGTACGGGCAGGCCTGGCTCGACAGCCTCACCCGCCTGGTCGCACAACTGCGGGCCACCGGTGCGGCGGTCCTGGTCCTCGGGCCGATCCCGGACCCGCAGTCGACCGTGCCGACCTGCCTGTCCGCCCACCTCGATGACGCCACCGCCTGCTCACCGGACACACCGGTGGCGATCGACGCCGCCGGCGTGGCCGCCGAGGCAACGGCAACCGCGGCCGGCGGCGGACACTACGCCGACCTCACCACGTTGTTCTGCACGGCCCACCGGTGCCCGGTGATCGTCGGCAACACCCTGGTGTACCGCGACGACAACCACCTCACACTCGAGCACGCTCAGGCGCTGACGCCCGTCGTCACCGCGCTCGCCGAACGCGCACTCGCCGCGAACTGA
- a CDS encoding DUF4863 family protein, which translates to MNPSQALIDRSIPFLGEVKNRTAGGELEGWLNTNYGPGTELYDDLARMITGGVNDGWAANVELDGPKYRRSRIASPSEELHYFSVTAVYMNSISRYRGQYHQHPYGELNLVVPLDPGAELAGPRGWCGAGWTAPGPGSHHYPEVRGGALIALFYLPAGRISYDITPAVTA; encoded by the coding sequence ATGAATCCCAGTCAGGCTCTGATCGATCGCAGCATCCCATTTCTCGGCGAGGTCAAGAATCGGACCGCCGGCGGCGAATTGGAAGGGTGGCTCAACACCAACTACGGTCCCGGGACCGAGCTGTACGACGACCTTGCGCGAATGATCACTGGGGGCGTCAACGACGGGTGGGCGGCGAATGTGGAGCTCGACGGACCGAAATATCGCCGCAGCCGTATCGCTTCGCCGAGCGAGGAGCTCCACTACTTCAGCGTCACCGCGGTCTACATGAACAGCATTTCCCGGTATCGGGGCCAATATCACCAGCATCCCTACGGTGAACTGAACTTGGTGGTACCCCTCGATCCCGGTGCGGAGTTGGCCGGCCCACGCGGATGGTGCGGCGCAGGCTGGACCGCGCCCGGACCGGGTAGCCATCATTACCCCGAGGTGCGAGGAGGTGCTTTGATCGCCCTGTTCTATCTGCCGGCCGGTCGGATCTCCTACGACATCACGCCCGCCGTCACCGCCTGA
- the fabG gene encoding 3-oxoacyl-ACP reductase FabG: protein MSAAPHPEHRRTAIVTGAARGIGAAVAQRLAADGHAVAVLDLAEAAAQNVVDTITQAGGAALAVGADVSKGTNVEKAVDKITTELGEPVVLVNNAGVTRDNLLSKMSATDWDTVMNIHLRGTFLMTREVQGHMTQAGFGRIINLSSVSALGNRGQANYAAAKAGLQGFTKTLALELGKFGVTANAVAPGFIETDMTAATAARMGMKFDELRKRAAADIPVARVGVPDDIAHAISFLASEGAGFVSGQVLYVAGGPKI, encoded by the coding sequence GTGAGCGCAGCCCCTCATCCCGAACACCGCCGTACCGCAATCGTCACCGGCGCTGCCCGGGGAATCGGTGCCGCCGTCGCACAGCGGCTCGCAGCAGACGGCCACGCTGTCGCCGTCCTCGACCTCGCCGAGGCCGCCGCCCAGAACGTGGTCGACACGATCACCCAGGCCGGAGGCGCCGCACTTGCTGTCGGCGCAGATGTCTCCAAGGGAACCAATGTGGAGAAAGCAGTCGACAAGATCACAACGGAGCTCGGAGAACCGGTCGTTCTGGTCAACAACGCCGGCGTCACCCGCGACAATCTTCTGTCCAAAATGTCGGCCACCGACTGGGATACCGTCATGAACATCCACCTACGTGGCACGTTCCTCATGACCAGAGAGGTCCAGGGACACATGACACAGGCCGGTTTCGGACGAATCATCAACCTCTCGAGCGTGTCCGCGCTCGGAAACCGAGGCCAAGCAAACTACGCCGCAGCCAAAGCCGGGTTGCAAGGTTTCACCAAGACTCTCGCCCTCGAACTCGGCAAGTTCGGCGTGACCGCGAACGCCGTTGCTCCCGGTTTCATCGAGACCGACATGACAGCCGCAACGGCAGCGCGAATGGGAATGAAATTCGATGAACTCAGGAAAAGGGCGGCCGCCGACATCCCTGTCGCTCGAGTTGGGGTACCCGACGACATCGCACACGCGATCTCATTCCTTGCGAGTGAGGGAGCCGGATTCGTCTCCGGACAGGTTCTCTATGTTGCCGGAGGTCCCAAGATATGA